A genomic stretch from Acropora palmata chromosome 13, jaAcrPala1.3, whole genome shotgun sequence includes:
- the LOC141864320 gene encoding uncharacterized protein LOC141864320, with translation MLVVQIYFFALIAALIVSPLSSSQVSESRSKWTRSRRWLWSTPPPPFFAGDKRPEGLPDISRGTEIEQKLPSDPPNTPPYFVSVFDATRNIPFYSAYKVTPSQAVGIGTHNRPNVNWRNPKDAKGRGIPVDAAYREAINTDGQPLSRGHMNPSGINSFDIDFMKATFTLTNAAPQFETSNSGPWQTFEGRISKYARSTCGVGSRSGTLYLLTGTSNFGLRPGGGKPVQDTTIPLPYTRIAFPRGVTLVTPRAVWTAGCCVWKEPGKIFGSWWPRKKAESFAVMSNNQQDRRLLHQTEMRVTDLEALLTKPGSPGVNLFPGDGNCRKNNVILPP, from the exons ATGTTGGTGgtacagatatattttttcgCTCTTATAGCAGCCTTGATAGTTTCCCCACTATCCTCGAGTCAAGTCTCTG AATCCCGCAGTAAATGGACGAGGAGTCGCCGCTGGCTGTGGAGCACGCCTCCTCCACCATTTTTCGCAGGGGACAAGCGCCCTGAAGGCCTTCCGGATATCAGCCGTGGAACAGAAATTGAACAGAAGCTACCAAGCGATCCTCCGAACACTCCGCCTTATTTTGTTTCAGTCTTTGATGCGACAAGGAATATTCCTTTTTACTCAGCGTACAAGGTAACCCCTTCCCAAGCGGTAGGCATTGGGACACATAATAGGCCAAATGTTAACTGGAGAAACCCTAAAGACGCTAAAGGACGAG GTATTCCTGTGGATGCTGCTTACCGTGAAGCTATCAATACCGACGGACAACCACTGAGCAGAGGTCATATGAATCCCTCAGGAATAAATTCATTTGACATAGATTTTATGAAGGCTACATTCACTCTTACCAATGCAGCACCCCAGTTCGAAACTTCTAATAGCGGACCCTGGCAGACATTTGAAGGGCGAATAAGCAAATATGCTAGAAGTACTTGTGGCGTGGGCAGCCGTAGTGGAACGCTTTATCTTCTGACAGGGACGTCTAATTTCGGCCTCAGACCTGGTGGTGGAAAACCTGTCCAAGATACCACCATACCGTTACCATAcacaagaattgcttttcctAGAGGAGTTACACTTGTCACACCTCGTGCTGTGTGGACAGCGGGCTGTTGCGTGTGGAAAGAACCAGGCAAGATATTTGGAAGTTGGTGGCCCAGGAAAAAGGCAGAGTCGTTTGCAGTCATGAGCAACAATCAACAGGATCGTCGCTTGCTGCACCAAACGGAAATGAGGGTCACTGATCTGGAGGCGCTTCTTACTAAACCAGGATCTCCAGGGGTGAATTTATTTCCGGGAGATGGAAACTGCCGGAAGAACAATGTAATACTACCGCCATAA
- the LOC141863540 gene encoding uncharacterized protein LOC141863540, producing the protein MVVIKIYFFTLIAVLTVTHLSSSKVSDSVRRAMATTQPTAPQPCFLKYFLGNQMPQKLWNAANPSLRFICQTLATTPAIDYYATVFDDTAGIAILSAYTVTATEANNIKSVRRPSHWQRTSGLSNQGNDALYYKNPDKADKGHLNPVQINSFDENHVKATFTYSNAVPQYFGFNRGEWKRFEGRIVNYVRTKCAAKTPTGGEMYLMTGTSHFRLQIGAATPTQDPMSPPNPLFENAIEFPNSMWTAGCCVWNNGKNYESIAVMGNNDPNKANTGTVSMTTLGELESILVAPGQPAADLFPASKGGCRANSQQI; encoded by the exons aCAGCGTGCGGAGAGCAATGGCTACAACTCAACCTACCGCTCCCCAGCCGTGCTTCTTGAAGTATTTCCTGGGAAACCAAATGCCTCAGAAGCTCTGGAACGCTGCCAATCCATCACTCCGTTTCATTTGTCAAACACTTGCCACAACTCCTGCAATAGACTACTATGCGACTGTATTCGACGACACTGCAGGCATCGCCATCTTGTCCGCGTATACTGTCACAGCTACCGAGGCAAACAACATAAAATCAGTTAGAAGACCATCTCATTGGCAAAGGACTAGTG GGCTTTCCAATCAGGGTAATGATGCCTTGTACTACAAAAATCCTGATAAAGCTGACAAAGGCCACCTGAACCCTGTccaaatcaattcttttgacGAAAACCACGTAAAGGCGACATTTACGTACAGTAATGCGGTACCACAGTACTTTGGATTTAATCGTGGTGAGTGGAAGAGATTCGAAGGTCGTATAGTGAATTACGTCCGAACCAAGTGCGCAGCTAAAACGCCGACAGGTGGAGAAATGTATCTGATGACTGGAACGTCGCACTTTCGTCTTCAAATTGGTGCCGCTACACCGACTCAAGACCCGATGTCACCG CCAAATCCACTCTTTGAAAATGCCATCGAGTTTCCAAATTCCATGTGGACAGCTGGTTGCTGTGTGTGGAATAATGGCAAGAATTACGAATCCATCGCAGTCATGGGAAACAACGACCCTAACAAAGCCAACACTGGAACAGTGTCGATGACGACACTGGGTGAATTAGAAAGTATCTTGGTAGCTCCAGGGCAACCAGCTGCTGATCTATTCCCGGCATCGAAAGGAGGCTGCAGAGCCAACAGTCAGCAGATATAA